A single Crateriforma conspicua DNA region contains:
- a CDS encoding CPBP family glutamic-type intramembrane protease, which yields MPDVSVDLPKPFTSNRENAAGGMASHVLPYVAFLLLVQMRGTGLEPGSPWGSLLEASVPLLIIAYFGYRGFYPELRSTELRFQWIPVDLCFGIATGMGWMLPYALGQLPTPETGSLSGESTLMDWAARGTAMVIAVPLLEEIFTRSFSMRFIDTYDSETSNSFRDHPIGVFSLRSFIGTMVLFTFAHATWEWWVAIPWIAVTNLWFYWRRSMWSLVFVHVAANLTLMVGVAVTKHWYFI from the coding sequence TTGCCCGACGTTTCCGTTGATCTCCCAAAGCCCTTCACCTCCAATCGTGAGAATGCGGCGGGCGGAATGGCTTCCCATGTGCTTCCCTACGTCGCATTTCTATTGCTCGTCCAAATGCGTGGCACGGGTTTGGAACCGGGTTCGCCATGGGGTTCGCTATTGGAGGCGTCGGTGCCCCTGCTGATCATCGCGTATTTCGGATATCGAGGATTCTATCCCGAGTTGCGTTCTACGGAATTGAGATTCCAATGGATTCCCGTCGACCTTTGCTTCGGAATTGCCACCGGAATGGGGTGGATGTTGCCGTACGCTCTGGGCCAGTTGCCGACACCGGAAACGGGCTCACTTTCGGGCGAAAGCACTTTGATGGATTGGGCTGCACGAGGCACAGCAATGGTGATCGCTGTACCGTTGCTGGAAGAAATTTTTACACGCAGTTTCTCAATGAGATTCATCGATACTTACGATAGCGAAACGTCGAATTCATTCCGTGATCATCCCATCGGCGTTTTCAGCTTAAGAAGTTTCATCGGGACCATGGTCCTGTTTACGTTTGCTCATGCAACTTGGGAGTGGTGGGTGGCCATCCCATGGATAGCCGTTACCAATTTGTGGTTCTATTGGCGACGATCCATGTGGTCACTTGTTTTTGTTCACGTGGCCGCCAATTTGACGCTAATGGTCGGCGTCGCCGTCACAAAACACTGGTACTTCATCTAA
- a CDS encoding polysaccharide biosynthesis/export family protein has translation MPTIRIHVLVILGILPLASGCHLTRHQKGIAARAQKVAIEPANTPRELCKTTLPTYRIEPPDILDIEAVRIVPRSDYRLNTTDVLRIQVKRAEFRRLAPGDTVTIRVPAAPALAPIDDLFLIQPDGTVSLGANYGSVKIAGDTLEQAEERIETKLDEILKLPETYVALSQAGVPVDGEFSIELDGTVDFGAPYGAVALDGLTITKARQMLNEHFKQFFEAPAITINLLQASILQQIVGEHMVGPDGSITLGIYGSVPVAGLTVAEVSELVEAQLAIYLDEPQVATSVLSYNSKVFYIIANGGGLGDGVYRFPVTGNETVLDALSLIQGLPQGSSYRMWVARPTPEKGQYVTMPIDWADLTSLAATETNYQLLPGDRLYIDHDPMMAFDNGIAKLTAPLERIMGFSILGAETATRMSGKVLSGGGNPRTNF, from the coding sequence GTGCCAACCATTCGAATTCACGTCCTTGTAATTCTAGGGATTTTGCCACTGGCAAGTGGATGCCATCTAACTCGTCACCAAAAGGGAATCGCCGCACGAGCCCAGAAGGTTGCCATCGAACCAGCGAATACCCCAAGAGAGCTTTGCAAGACGACGCTTCCGACCTATCGCATCGAGCCACCGGACATCCTAGACATCGAGGCGGTGCGTATCGTTCCTCGATCGGACTACAGACTGAACACCACGGATGTATTGCGGATTCAGGTCAAACGAGCTGAATTTCGGCGTCTGGCCCCCGGTGACACGGTCACAATCCGCGTTCCCGCGGCGCCGGCACTTGCCCCTATTGATGACCTGTTTCTCATTCAGCCCGACGGCACCGTCAGCCTGGGTGCGAACTACGGCAGTGTGAAGATCGCCGGGGACACCTTGGAACAAGCCGAGGAACGAATTGAGACCAAGCTTGATGAAATTTTGAAGCTTCCCGAGACCTACGTCGCGCTGTCCCAAGCGGGAGTTCCGGTGGACGGTGAATTTTCGATCGAACTGGACGGGACGGTCGATTTCGGAGCACCCTATGGTGCCGTCGCCCTGGACGGGCTGACCATCACCAAAGCCCGCCAAATGCTGAACGAACACTTCAAACAATTCTTTGAAGCTCCGGCGATTACAATCAATTTGCTGCAAGCAAGCATTTTGCAACAGATCGTGGGCGAACACATGGTGGGACCTGATGGCAGCATTACCCTTGGCATCTACGGATCGGTGCCGGTGGCGGGCCTGACCGTTGCAGAGGTCAGCGAACTGGTCGAAGCCCAGCTTGCGATCTACCTGGATGAGCCGCAAGTTGCCACCTCCGTTCTGTCATACAACAGCAAAGTGTTCTACATCATCGCCAATGGTGGTGGTTTGGGCGACGGTGTCTATCGGTTTCCCGTCACGGGGAATGAGACCGTCTTGGATGCCTTGTCGCTGATTCAAGGCTTGCCTCAGGGCTCCAGCTATCGCATGTGGGTTGCACGTCCGACACCAGAAAAAGGACAGTACGTCACGATGCCAATTGATTGGGCGGACCTGACGTCGCTCGCCGCGACCGAGACGAACTATCAGCTGCTGCCAGGCGATCGCCTTTATATCGACCATGATCCGATGATGGCATTCGACAATGGTATTGCCAAGTTGACCGCTCCGCTGGAGCGTATCATGGGCTTCAGCATTCTGGGGGCCGAAACGGCCACCCGCATGTCAGGCAAAGTCTTAAGTGGTGGCGGCAACCCACGAACAAACTTCTAA
- a CDS encoding PEP-CTERM sorting domain-containing protein (PEP-CTERM proteins occur, often in large numbers, in the proteomes of bacteria that also encode an exosortase, a predicted intramembrane cysteine proteinase. The presence of a PEP-CTERM domain at a protein's C-terminus predicts cleavage within the sorting domain, followed by covalent anchoring to some some component of the (usually Gram-negative) cell surface. Many PEP-CTERM proteins exhibit an unusual sequence composition that includes large numbers of potential glycosylation sites. Expression of one such protein has been shown restore the ability of a bacterium to form floc, a type of biofilm.), translating into MKKSILMAIVVIAAVSGRANALDITFSTSATDANAGNVLNVAAGSTGNQLYIWANATGDPNSVEGLGLDVTADNGNLFATSHVIENPVFQNIPGLDRWNLAVSNGTLNDSGVLVNDSLGAALPGLGGLAFYQGIQNVGGPVLHSVLTFDALGAGTTELGFEKGIGNIAANGQVPTLNFGSATVNAAAVPAPGSIAGLLSLVATGAIVMRRRRR; encoded by the coding sequence ATGAAAAAGTCCATCTTGATGGCAATTGTTGTGATCGCGGCCGTTTCAGGTCGTGCGAACGCGCTGGACATCACGTTCAGCACCTCGGCGACCGATGCCAACGCTGGCAACGTCTTAAACGTTGCTGCTGGATCGACCGGCAACCAACTGTACATTTGGGCCAATGCCACCGGCGACCCGAACAGCGTCGAAGGCTTGGGCCTGGATGTCACAGCGGACAACGGCAACCTGTTTGCCACGTCTCACGTGATTGAAAACCCGGTTTTTCAAAACATCCCGGGATTGGATCGTTGGAATCTGGCTGTTAGCAACGGAACTCTTAACGATTCCGGCGTTCTGGTCAACGATTCTCTTGGCGCTGCTCTTCCAGGCTTGGGTGGCTTGGCGTTTTACCAGGGAATTCAAAACGTTGGCGGTCCGGTGCTGCACAGTGTTCTGACGTTCGATGCCCTGGGTGCTGGAACCACAGAATTGGGTTTCGAAAAGGGTATTGGCAACATCGCTGCTAACGGCCAAGTTCCTACGTTGAACTTTGGTAGCGCTACCGTTAACGCTGCGGCGGTTCCCGCCCCGGGTTCGATCGCCGGCCTGCTGTCGTTGGTCGCCACCGGCGCCATCGTCATGCGTCGTCGTCGCCGTTAA
- a CDS encoding PEP-CTERM sorting domain-containing protein, with protein sequence MWPLFEFRTSTIMPHAGDLQVRIKMRMKALLAAQLVLAAFVCGNASATLTMTFSTSGTDPNAGSSLFVNPGSAGNQLFVWAELSGDASVEPYIEGLGLDITADNGNVVATSHVIENPVFQDIPGLDRWNLAISNGTLNDSGVLVNDSLGAALPGLGGLAFYQGIQNGDGPVLHSVLTFDVIGGGTTELGFERGIGNIASNGAVPGLDFRTATVVASAVPEPSSFAMIACGLAATAFQVRRRKLQNAKSV encoded by the coding sequence GTGTGGCCGCTATTTGAGTTTCGTACTTCGACGATTATGCCGCATGCCGGCGATTTACAAGTGAGAATTAAAATGAGAATGAAGGCTTTGTTGGCAGCCCAACTCGTGCTGGCAGCGTTTGTGTGCGGGAACGCGAGTGCTACTCTAACGATGACGTTTAGCACCTCCGGAACTGATCCGAACGCTGGAAGCAGCTTGTTCGTGAATCCTGGATCAGCAGGAAATCAGCTTTTCGTTTGGGCGGAGTTGTCGGGCGATGCGAGCGTCGAGCCGTACATCGAAGGCTTGGGTCTAGATATTACTGCGGACAACGGCAATGTCGTTGCCACGTCTCACGTGATTGAGAACCCCGTCTTTCAAGACATCCCGGGATTGGATCGTTGGAACTTGGCGATTAGCAACGGAACTCTTAACGATTCCGGCGTTCTGGTCAACGATTCCCTAGGTGCTGCCCTTCCGGGCTTGGGTGGCTTGGCGTTCTACCAGGGAATCCAAAATGGTGATGGACCAGTCCTACACAGTGTGTTGACCTTCGACGTGATCGGCGGCGGAACCACGGAACTCGGCTTTGAAAGAGGCATTGGCAACATTGCTTCTAACGGCGCAGTTCCGGGTTTGGACTTTCGTACTGCCACCGTCGTCGCGAGTGCGGTCCCGGAACCTTCGTCGTTCGCGATGATCGCCTGCGGACTGGCCGCCACCGCGTTTCAGGTCCGACGACGAAAGTTGCAAAACGCCAAGAGCGTTTGA
- a CDS encoding exonuclease/endonuclease/phosphatase family protein, producing the protein MDDGHMITKTNGWLLLASVALSGISVCPSVCHGQLRICSYNTLSKPANSTDIGEIRTIFSAIATRPANGVAKRVDIVGLQEQNTSLATVSNFASALNAEFPSANYQQVLLSNGSFRHAYVYDAGTVTPVSSSEVYIGIRPALRTQWNLFGYGGSASFYSYCVHLKAGNSAGDNYQRNLEAQNIRSNADALGEGTHVIYMGDFNFVGHNESSVLTLYAPGPGQAVDPLLLPTWPGVSSRFWLTQSTRDIPLPDGGAFGGIDDRFDLQLVSGEFLDGEGLSYLGFSSSGFPGFEHSYIAFGNDGLVYNGPINVATPGREQPYVVLDALYELSDHLPVVADYQIPAVMDVQMDSVPYSAVLGSTVDVAFLVKNTAPVSVSLAADELDYSFVASAGLVGAGSGVEPALGAGQFELIQVDTTSVGLKTANLTVSTNSQQAANPNFAFDQEIFVTVQGDMNGDFSVDTLDIVHFADALVNPSAYAQNFPHIDPNVIGDFNGDSVIDSLDISGFSGALVGP; encoded by the coding sequence ATGGACGACGGTCATATGATAACGAAAACGAACGGCTGGCTCTTGCTTGCTTCGGTCGCTTTGTCTGGCATTTCGGTTTGCCCTAGCGTGTGCCACGGGCAACTACGGATTTGCTCGTACAACACGCTTTCCAAGCCTGCGAATTCGACTGACATCGGTGAGATTCGCACGATTTTTTCAGCAATCGCGACAAGACCCGCGAATGGAGTTGCGAAGCGGGTGGACATCGTGGGCCTTCAAGAGCAAAACACGAGCCTTGCGACGGTCAGCAACTTCGCATCCGCACTAAATGCCGAATTTCCGTCCGCGAACTATCAACAAGTCTTGCTGTCCAACGGATCGTTCCGTCACGCATACGTTTACGACGCGGGAACGGTGACCCCGGTGTCTTCATCCGAAGTTTATATCGGCATTCGTCCGGCGCTTCGCACGCAGTGGAATCTGTTCGGCTATGGAGGCTCCGCTTCATTTTATTCCTACTGCGTGCACTTAAAGGCGGGCAATTCCGCGGGCGATAACTATCAGCGAAATCTTGAGGCACAGAACATTCGCTCCAACGCCGATGCACTGGGCGAAGGAACACATGTGATCTACATGGGCGACTTCAATTTCGTGGGGCATAATGAGTCCAGTGTCCTAACACTCTATGCACCAGGACCAGGTCAAGCAGTCGACCCGCTGCTCTTGCCGACCTGGCCGGGAGTGTCGTCTCGATTCTGGTTGACTCAATCGACACGAGATATCCCGCTCCCTGACGGGGGAGCCTTCGGCGGGATCGACGACCGTTTCGATCTGCAGCTTGTCAGTGGAGAGTTTCTGGACGGGGAAGGGCTTTCCTACCTTGGATTCTCCAGCTCGGGATTTCCCGGATTTGAACACTCCTACATCGCATTTGGAAATGATGGCCTGGTTTACAACGGCCCGATCAATGTCGCGACGCCAGGTCGCGAACAGCCTTATGTTGTGCTGGATGCGCTCTATGAATTGTCCGATCACCTTCCGGTGGTTGCCGACTATCAAATCCCGGCAGTGATGGACGTCCAGATGGATTCCGTACCGTATTCCGCGGTTCTTGGAAGCACCGTGGATGTTGCGTTTCTAGTGAAAAACACAGCCCCCGTTTCGGTTTCTTTGGCTGCCGACGAACTGGATTATTCGTTTGTTGCATCCGCGGGGCTGGTCGGCGCCGGTTCCGGTGTTGAACCGGCGTTGGGTGCAGGTCAATTCGAGTTGATACAGGTTGATACGACAAGCGTTGGCTTGAAAACCGCGAACTTGACGGTATCGACGAACAGCCAACAAGCCGCGAACCCAAACTTTGCGTTCGACCAAGAAATCTTTGTCACGGTTCAGGGCGATATGAACGGAGATTTCAGTGTCGACACTCTCGACATCGTCCACTTTGCTGACGCACTGGTTAATCCGTCGGCGTATGCCCAGAACTTCCCGCACATCGACCCCAACGTGATCGGTGACTTCAACGGCGATTCTGTCATTGACTCGTTGGATATCAGTGGATTTTCGGGGGCTCTGGTTGGTCCTTAA
- a CDS encoding DUF1559 domain-containing protein encodes MTNESRKGFTLVELLVVIAIIGILVGLLLPAVQSARETARRMQCTNRMKQVGLALHNYHSSFKAFPNGRMLYDRLLFGNPEKNRYTNYLAIGEMFWYGNKPVHLALLPYHENTAIYDLVDHTGSSSPRLTVNGQPAHDNYEAFSKSVSLYTCPSDANNDGRPTNTNFRYNFGGDTPYAGANDWYDNNCLNGCETIAKGNGAFTYGQQLAFRDFTDGSSHSFCFAERTLGSGFEGTLPTKSDIITMPSRVTTGLVDRDQIFDECLNYTPSISGYNFFSAGRWLDGSDWSNGWATAAYSSTMYNHVAPPNWRGQDCGAASAIPDTPGEAAIISARSMHPGGVNGLKTDGSVTFVSESIDLDAWRAMGTRNGNETVEDVQ; translated from the coding sequence ATGACAAACGAAAGTCGCAAGGGATTCACACTGGTCGAATTGCTGGTTGTGATCGCCATTATCGGCATATTGGTTGGGTTATTGTTGCCCGCAGTTCAATCGGCTCGGGAAACCGCCCGTCGGATGCAGTGCACCAACCGCATGAAGCAGGTTGGCCTAGCCCTGCACAATTACCATTCCTCGTTCAAGGCGTTCCCGAACGGGCGCATGCTTTATGACCGCCTACTGTTCGGAAATCCTGAAAAGAACCGCTACACAAACTACTTGGCGATTGGCGAGATGTTTTGGTACGGGAACAAGCCCGTGCACTTGGCGCTATTGCCGTATCACGAGAACACGGCCATCTATGATCTGGTAGACCACACGGGTTCCAGTTCCCCCAGACTGACGGTCAACGGGCAACCGGCCCATGACAACTACGAAGCGTTCAGCAAAAGTGTGTCACTGTATACATGTCCGTCTGACGCCAATAATGACGGTCGCCCGACGAACACAAACTTTCGATACAACTTCGGTGGGGATACTCCGTACGCGGGAGCGAACGACTGGTACGACAACAATTGCCTAAACGGATGCGAGACGATCGCGAAAGGCAATGGTGCGTTTACCTACGGACAGCAGTTGGCATTCCGTGATTTCACGGATGGGTCGAGTCACTCGTTTTGTTTCGCAGAGCGGACCTTGGGCAGCGGTTTTGAAGGAACTCTGCCGACCAAATCGGATATCATTACGATGCCGTCGCGGGTGACAACAGGCCTTGTTGACCGCGATCAAATTTTTGATGAATGCCTCAACTACACGCCGTCCATCAGTGGGTACAACTTTTTCTCCGCAGGCCGATGGCTTGATGGATCTGATTGGTCCAACGGTTGGGCAACAGCGGCCTATTCATCGACGATGTACAACCACGTGGCACCACCTAATTGGCGGGGCCAGGATTGCGGCGCCGCAAGTGCAATTCCGGACACTCCTGGCGAAGCAGCGATCATTTCGGCCAGAAGCATGCACCCCGGTGGCGTGAACGGTTTGAAGACCGATGGCTCCGTAACGTTCGTGTCTGAGAGCATTGATTTGGATGCATGGAGGGCCATGGGAACACGCAATGGCAACGAAACAGTGGAAGACGTTCAATGA
- a CDS encoding lamin tail domain-containing protein, with the protein MRSNFVRCGRRNRLTLEILETRRLLAAMRVATWNVLNNPDNTTEDADFRTVLQAIGNETVGSVTKSLDLLTLSETDSSSISRVESILDGLYPHTDFGYVISPSDGGGDATGFVYDTSTMLLQESILVPGAFTHTTLRAKFRPIGTSGTEDFFVYSTHLKAGTSSSDRSRRGTEASLLHNDANSLGEGANVLITGDFNMKTSSEPAWSNLTAAGPGQVLDIYGPGGAGSWNDNGNFKHLHSQDPRTSGAGMDDRFDIQFASGEFFDGVGIDYIDGSYHVFGNNGTHTLNGSILTGTGASPSVLHALESASDHLPVVSDFEVSDSVQVIVNQTGGGTSVAESGVSDTYTLKLSHPPSHSVTVSVDPNSQLDLGYGAGVARSYIFTPQNWSSEQTISVTGVDDSVVEGPHLGTISHSSFSSDPDFNGLSIENISVNIIDNDYGPGISITHSGGGLDVAEGGQSDSYSVVLDTAPSSDVSVTVTPDGQLDLGSGQATSVVLTFTPSNWQSPQSVTVVAFDDAVIEGPHLGGIYHATSSSDPSYNDLAIEQLFAQVADNDLSPSQSVVISEIMYNPDTSEVGSLPEWLEIVNTSSSPVDLSGWYFADEDASWGSFPTGTILPPNQAAVVYDNRFTSDSVFRSAWNIPSDAIVSGVQWGSLSNSPSSSNEVLRLFDAGAFEIDYVNYDDAFPWPSDSPDGPSIYLTDLLADNSMGDNWTRSSVGIDGARAASSPFSSTDVGSPGDFPALPAPASLIVSESHGSTAVNEGGIADSIQVSLTGTPNSNVLVTLTPTNAQIDLGAGTGVPLVLTFTPADSGIPQSVFVSAEIDGFVEGYHWSAISISSQSSDQAFANLTANDITVGIQDVTLRGDMNGDGHIDSLDIAPFSIAIIDPQAYAQAFPGFDPNVLGDLTGDGIIDTLDIAPFSQLIMGT; encoded by the coding sequence ATGCGCTCAAATTTTGTCCGCTGCGGTCGTCGCAATCGCCTCACTCTCGAAATCCTTGAAACGCGGCGGTTGCTCGCAGCGATGCGAGTCGCAACATGGAATGTCCTCAACAATCCTGACAACACGACGGAAGATGCAGACTTTCGGACCGTTCTGCAAGCAATTGGCAACGAGACCGTGGGCTCTGTTACAAAATCACTGGATTTATTAACGCTCAGCGAAACAGACTCCAGTTCGATCTCTCGCGTTGAGTCGATTCTTGACGGACTCTATCCTCACACGGATTTCGGTTACGTCATCTCACCATCGGACGGGGGCGGCGACGCAACGGGTTTTGTCTATGACACGTCAACTATGCTTCTACAAGAAAGCATTCTGGTCCCCGGCGCGTTCACCCACACGACGTTGCGTGCGAAGTTTCGCCCCATCGGCACATCAGGAACTGAAGACTTTTTCGTTTACTCGACTCACCTGAAGGCAGGAACAAGTTCTTCCGACCGGTCCAGGCGAGGAACGGAAGCCTCGCTGCTTCACAATGATGCCAACAGTTTGGGGGAGGGCGCAAATGTACTAATCACTGGCGATTTCAATATGAAAACGAGCAGTGAGCCCGCGTGGAGCAATTTAACCGCTGCCGGCCCCGGACAGGTCTTGGACATCTATGGGCCGGGGGGTGCAGGAAGCTGGAACGATAACGGAAACTTTAAGCACCTGCACTCCCAAGATCCACGGACTAGCGGTGCCGGGATGGACGACCGCTTCGATATCCAATTTGCCAGTGGTGAATTCTTCGATGGTGTGGGCATTGACTACATCGATGGGTCATACCATGTTTTTGGGAACAATGGGACACACACACTGAACGGAAGCATCCTTACAGGTACGGGTGCGAGCCCAAGCGTCTTGCACGCTCTTGAGTCAGCGAGTGATCACCTTCCAGTTGTTTCGGACTTTGAGGTTTCGGACTCGGTGCAGGTGATAGTCAATCAGACGGGTGGAGGCACGTCGGTTGCGGAATCGGGAGTTTCAGATACTTACACGCTTAAGCTAAGCCATCCGCCCAGCCACTCCGTCACCGTATCGGTTGATCCCAACTCTCAATTGGACCTGGGCTACGGAGCGGGTGTGGCGAGATCATACATTTTTACACCTCAAAATTGGTCTTCGGAACAGACGATTTCAGTGACTGGCGTGGATGACTCGGTCGTCGAAGGCCCCCATCTTGGCACAATCTCCCATTCTTCCTTCAGTTCCGATCCAGACTTTAATGGGCTATCGATCGAAAACATTTCTGTCAACATCATTGACAATGATTACGGCCCCGGAATCAGCATCACGCACAGTGGTGGTGGATTGGATGTTGCTGAAGGTGGCCAATCCGACAGCTATTCGGTTGTTTTGGATACTGCCCCAAGCTCCGACGTGTCTGTTACAGTTACTCCGGATGGACAACTGGATCTCGGTTCTGGCCAGGCAACATCAGTCGTTCTGACGTTTACGCCATCAAATTGGCAGTCCCCTCAATCCGTTACCGTTGTGGCGTTCGACGATGCGGTGATAGAGGGTCCACACCTGGGCGGAATATACCATGCGACATCCAGCAGCGACCCGTCATACAATGATCTGGCAATCGAGCAACTATTCGCTCAGGTTGCGGACAATGACTTATCGCCATCTCAGTCCGTGGTCATTTCAGAAATCATGTACAATCCGGATACCAGCGAAGTTGGCTCGCTTCCGGAATGGCTTGAAATTGTCAACACTAGCTCATCCCCAGTCGACCTCAGTGGCTGGTACTTTGCCGATGAAGACGCAAGCTGGGGATCCTTTCCTACCGGCACGATTCTTCCGCCGAATCAGGCCGCCGTCGTCTACGACAATCGCTTTACATCCGACTCAGTATTTCGGTCTGCATGGAACATCCCCAGCGACGCGATTGTTTCCGGCGTCCAATGGGGAAGCCTTTCCAATTCTCCTTCATCCAGCAATGAGGTACTGCGGCTGTTCGATGCCGGAGCATTTGAAATCGACTACGTGAATTATGATGATGCGTTCCCCTGGCCCTCCGATAGCCCGGATGGACCGAGCATCTACCTGACTGACTTGCTGGCCGACAACAGCATGGGCGACAACTGGACGCGATCCTCCGTGGGGATCGATGGAGCACGTGCTGCTTCATCGCCGTTTTCATCAACCGACGTCGGATCTCCGGGCGATTTCCCGGCATTGCCAGCCCCCGCCTCTTTGATAGTGTCCGAGTCCCATGGATCAACTGCTGTCAACGAAGGCGGAATAGCGGACAGCATTCAGGTATCGCTTACGGGAACCCCCAACTCAAACGTTCTCGTTACTCTAACGCCGACCAATGCACAGATCGACCTGGGCGCTGGCACGGGCGTTCCTCTGGTACTGACATTTACACCAGCGGATTCGGGAATCCCTCAGAGCGTTTTCGTTTCAGCGGAGATCGATGGGTTTGTGGAAGGATACCACTGGTCCGCGATTTCAATCTCCTCACAAAGTTCGGACCAAGCGTTCGCAAACTTGACTGCAAACGACATTACCGTTGGAATCCAAGATGTCACCCTACGTGGAGACATGAACGGAGACGGTCACATTGACAGTTTGGACATTGCGCCGTTTTCAATCGCCATAATTGACCCACAGGCTTACGCACAAGCCTTTCCAGGATTCGACCCCAATGTGCTTGGTGACTTGACCGGAGATGGCATCATTGACACGCTAGACATTGCACCGTTTTCGCAACTGATCATGGGCACATAA